The following are from one region of the Lynx canadensis isolate LIC74 chromosome D4, mLynCan4.pri.v2, whole genome shotgun sequence genome:
- the LOC115499139 gene encoding olfactory receptor 1G1-like, translating into MAIKNQTSVSDFLLLGFSAHPEQQPLLFGLFLGMYLVTVLGNLLIIMAIGSDQHLHTPMYFFLANLSFVETCFTCTIVPKVLANILTQRHAISHTGCLVQMYFFMALTLLDDFLLAVMAYDRYVAICLPLHYTTIMCPQRCLLLVAASWLCSHLLASSLTLLMSQFSFCASHAIPHFFCDVPPLLKLACSDTQIFQVTMLTEAVLSGMIPLTCVLVSYAHIMHTVLRIPSAGGKHKVFSTCGSHLSVVTLFYATLFLVYFQPSSSYSADTGMVVSVIYTMVTPMLNPFIYSLRNRDMKGALWRLFGWGRCSPQ; encoded by the coding sequence ATGGCAATTAAAAACCAAACCAGCGTCTCTGACTTCCTGCTCCTGGGCTTCTCTGCACACCCTGAGCAACAGCCTCTCCTGTTCGGACTCTTCCTGGGCATGTACCTGGTCACCGTGTTGGGGAACCTGCTCATCATCATGGCCATTGGCTCTGACCAgcacctccacacccccatgtacttcttcctggccaACCTGTCCTTCGTTGAGACCTGCTTCACCTGCACCATTGTCCCCAAGGTGCTGGCAAACATCCTGACACAGCGCCACGCCATCTCCCACACTGGGTGCCTCGTGCAGATGTACTTCTTCATGGCGCTGACCCTGCTGGATGACTTCCTGCTGGCCGTGATGGCATATGACCGCTACGTGGCCATCTGCCTTCCTCTCCACTACACCACGATCATGTGTCCCCAGCGCTGCCTGCTGCTGGTCGCCGCATCCTGGCTCTGCTCCCACCTCCTGGCCTCCTCGCTCACCCTCCTCATGTCTCAGTTCTCCTTCTGTGCCTCACATGCCATCCCACACTTTTTCTGTGATGTACCCCCACTCCTCAAACTTGCCTGTTCAGACACCCAGATCTTTCAAGTCACGATGTTAACTGAAGCAGTTCTCTCCGGCATGATTCCACTCACCTGTGTCCTGGTCTCTTATGCCCACATCATGCACACAGTTCTCAGGATTCCCTCTGCTGGGGGGAAACACAAAGTCTTCTCGACCTGTGGCTCTCACCTGTCAGTGGTTACTCTCTTCTATGCGACACTCTTTCTGGTGTATTTCCAACCCTCATCCTCCTACTCCGCAGACACCGGAATGGTTGTATCTGTGATATATACGATGGTCACCCCCATGCTGAACCCCTTtatctacagcctgaggaacaggGACATGAAGGGGGCTCTGTGGAGACTCTTTGGCTGGGGAAGATGTTCTCCTCAGTAA